In Lodderomyces elongisporus chromosome 1, complete sequence, a genomic segment contains:
- the kes1 gene encoding Oxysterol-binding protein 4, which produces MSGVDRTENVSPTPSTSSASSNVSAAASSGSWTSFLKSIASFNGDLSSLTAPPFILSPTSLVEYSQYWAEHPDLLLAPTKLVTTEDAGKDTIEAMTLKRMIAVTKWFISTLKSQYCSRNESMGSEKKPLNPFLGEVFVGKWENNGNDLGETFLLSEQVSHHPPVTAYAIENLKNKVLLQGYNGITSSISTTSINIKQYGHALLDYDDLKESYLVTLPPLHIEGLITAAPFVELEGTSYIQSSNGYFTVIEYSGRGWVSGKKNTFKARIYRDQIASSSKENALVTISGQWSGKSYIGKGSSTPSSKNSELFYDAKTANAEHLTVKPIEDQEDTESRKAWQKVAEAIRKSDYNLIHQEKSLIENQQRELRKEERETGKQWQTRWFNQVDYNNKGETDTNLTQPDEFVNLTNLANLSIYNAPSGSLKKSKYDNGDAKHWRFSPEKWKEHPINL; this is translated from the coding sequence ATGTCTGGAGTCGACAGAACTGAGAATGTCTCACCTACACCTTCAACGTCATCGGCATCGTCGAATGTGTCCGCTGCTGCAAGTTCAGGCTCATGGACATCTTTTTTGAAGTCAATTGCATCTTTTAATGGAGACTTGTCCTCGTTGACAGCTCCaccttttattttatcgCCCACGTCTTTGGTTGAATATTCGCAATACTGGGCTGAGCATCCAGATTTGTTGTTGGCTCCCACAAAACTTGTTACAACAGAAGACGCGGGAAAAGATACTATAGAGGCAATGACATTGAAAAGGATGATTGCTGTAACCAAATGGTTTATTTCTACTTTGAAATCCCAATATTGTTCTAGAAACGAGAGCATGGGAAGTGAAAAGAAGCCATTGAATCCATTCTTGGGTGAGGTTTTTGTTGGCAAATGGGAAAACAATGGCAATGACTTGGGCGagacttttcttttgagtGAACAAGTGAGTCACCACCCTCCTGTTACTGCTTACGCTATCGAGAATTTAAAGAATAAGGTGCTTTTACAAGGATACAATGGAATCACATCGAGCATTTCCACAACATCGATCAATATTAAGCAATATGGACATGCGTTATTGGATTACGATGATTTGAAAGAGAGCTATTTGGTCACGTTGCCACCTTTGCACATTGAAGGGTTGATTACTGCTGCCCCCTTTGTCGAATTGGAAGGCACGTCATACATCCAATCGTCCAATGGATATTTCACAGTTATTGAATATAGCGGCAGGGGATGGGTTTcaggtaaaaaaaacacattcAAGGCTAGAATATACAGAGATCAAATAGCCAGCTCGTCAAAGGAGAATGCTTTAGTCACCATCAGCGGACAATGGTCGGGCAAGTCGTATATTGGTAAAGGTAGCTCAACTCCAAGCTCCAAAAACTCCGAACTTTTCTACGACGCAAAGACAGCCAATGCCGAGCACTTGACAGTAAAGCCAATTGAGGATCAAGAAGATACTGAGTCGAGAAAGGCATGGCAAAAAGTTGCTGAGGCCATTAGAAAGTCAGATTATAATTTAATTCACCAAGAAAAATCATTGATTGAAAACCAACAAAGGGAGTTGAGGAAAGAGGAGCGAGAAACTGGGAAGCAATGGCAAACTAGATGGTTCAACCAAGTtgactacaacaacaagggAGAAACTGACACCAACTTGACTCAACCGGACGAATTTGTAAACTTGACTAATTTAGCCAATTTATCGATTTACAACGCACCACTGGGCTCTTTGAAGAAATCAAAGTACGATAACGGAGATGCTAAGCATTGGAGATTCAGCCCtgaaaaatggaaagagCACCCAATAAATTTATAA
- the OSM1 gene encoding Osmotic growth protein 1, with protein MSSTPVSPVTVVVGSGLAGLTTTLELITHNHKVVLLEKTDRLGGNSAKASSGINGCPTIYQHNEDTVEAFRDDTIKSGKGLSDLKLVDVLTSSSKHAIEWLTQQNKVDLSSVAQLGGHSFARTHKGSGKLPPGFAIIQALSSRITELQTAEPNILTILKNSQLEKIIYNQPNLKVKGVQYKDANGSMKTLETTNIVLATGGFVADSDQQALETSLLNKYRPDLLKFPTSNGEQTTGDGQKIAERDVNAALIHMDQIQIHPTGFINPKDVNCKWKFLCGEVMRGIGGILLSPTGERFVNELSTRDIVTEYTLDNCEIKRENELNLPVGSFASVLVVSEDDATKAANHVGFYKHQGLLQQGTITDLLELLKKLDPENAKLTKDKLQTTLDEYNNAIVEGKDATLGRTVFGHVFTKQFFFGLTTPVLHFAMGGVKIDEHARVYDKKDNIIEGLYAVGEVSGGLHGGNRLGGSSLLESVVFGKQASAHILARVESRNHI; from the coding sequence ATGAGTAGTACCCCAGTTTCACCAGTAACGGTCGTAGTTGGTTCTGGATTGGCGGGCTTAACAACGACACTCGAACTTATTACTCACAATCACAAGGTGGtacttttggaaaaaactGACAGGCTTGGCGGGAATTCTGCAAAGGCATCACTGGGAATCAATGGATGCCCCACAATATATCAACACAATGAAGATACGGTTGAAGCTTTTAGAGATGACACTATAAAGTCTGGAAAAGGCTTGAGTGACTTAAAGTTGGTCGATGTGCTAACTCTGCTGTCTAAGCATGCAATTGAATGGCTTACTCAACAGAACAAAGTCGATTTATCCCTGGTTGCTCAACTCGGAGGCCATTCATTTGCAAGAACTCATAAGGGTTCAGGCAAGCTTCCACCTGGTTTTGCAATTATCCAGGCTCTTAGTTCTAGAATTACTGAATTGCAAACTGCTGAACCAAACATTTTgacaattttgaaaaatagtCAACTAGAGAAAATCATTTACAATCAGCCAAACTTGAAGGTCAAAGGTGTACAGTACAAGGATGCAAATGGATCTATGAAAACTTTGGAAACAACGAATATTGTTCTTGCCACGGGTGGGTTTGTTGCCGACTCTGATCAACAAGCTCTCGAAACTTCCTTATTAAATAAATACCGACCCGATTTATTAAAATTCCCCACCTCGAATGGCGAACAGACAACAGGCGACGGTCAAAAGATTGCCGAGCGCGATGTTAATGCAGCCTTGATTCACATGgatcaaattcaaatacaCCCCACAGGATTTATTAATCCAAAAGATGTTAATTGTAAATGGAAATTCTTATGTGGAGAAGTCATGAGGGGTATAGGTGGGATTCTTTTATCTCCCACTGGTGAAAGATTTGTTAACGAGTTGAGCACAAGAGACATTGTAACTGAATACACTTTAGACAATTGTGAGattaaaagagaaaacgaATTAAATTTGCCAGTAGGTTCATTTGCTTCAGTATTGGTTGTGAGTGAAGATGATGCCACCAAAGCCGCTAATCATGTTGGGTTTTACAAACACCAAGGTCTCTTGCAACAAGGTACAATTACTGATTTGCTTGAATTGTTAAAGAAACTCGACCCGGAAAATGCTAAGCTCACCAAGGATAAATTGCAGACGACTTTAGACGAGTACAATAATGCCATTGTCGAGGGCAAGGATGCCACGCTAGGAAGAACAGTTTTTGGACATGTATTCACTaaacaattcttttttggccTCACAACCCCAGTGTTGCATTTCGCAATGGGAGGTGTAAAGATCGACGAGCATGCGAGAGTCTATGACAAGAAGGACAATATTATAGAGGGATTGTATGCAGTCGGTGAAGTAAGTGGTGGTTTGCATGGAGGCAACCGGTTAGGAGGCAGCTCTCTTTTGGAGTCGGTAGTTTTTGGTAAACAGGCAAGTGCACATATCCTTGCACGAGTGGAGAGCAGAAATCATAtatga
- the YTH1 gene encoding RNA-binding component of cleavage and polyadenylation factor (BUSCO:EOG092654KW) — translation MLHSNSIIHPNNTNHRFKFEPFLRNEYNFGLDPDRPVCPFFNHQFPTTSCPNGTNCPNKHPSQTFKNKLVCKHWLRGLCKKGDNCEFLHEYNLRKMPECVFYSKNGYCTQTPECLYLHIDPQSKIPECMNYNAGFCLEGPNCKNRHVRRIVCPNFLAGFCPEGPECEFTHPKFNHQNLYLRIKPDPTEINEKTVSVAGKSPAEEESLQEEK, via the coding sequence ATGCTacattcaaattcaataaTTCATCCAAACAATACCAACCATAGGTTCAAGTTTGAACCATTTTTACGAAATGAATACAACTTTGGGCTAGATCCAGATAGACCTGTTTGCCCCTTTTTCAACCATCAATTTCCTACCACTTCATGTCCGAATGGTACCAACTGTCCGAACAAACATCCTTCGCAAACatttaaaaataaactaGTGTGCAAACATTGGTTACGTGGCTTGTGCAAAAAAGGAGACAATTGCGAATTCTTACATGAATACAATCTACGAAAGATGCCTGAATGTGTGTTTTATTCCAAGAATGGGTACTGTACTCAAACCCCCGAGTGTTTATACTTGCACATTGATCCACAATCAAAGATACCCGAATGCATGAATTATAATGCTGGGTTTTGTCTAGAAGGTCCCAACTGTAAAAACCGACACGTAAGACGCATAGTTTGTCCAAATTTCCTTGCTGGATTTTGTCCCGAAGGACCAGAATGTGAATTTACACATCCGAAATTTAATCATCAAAACTTATATTTGAGGATCAAGCCGGATCCAACCGAGATTAACGAAAAGACTGTGCTGGTTGCAGGTAAGTCAccagcagaagaagaaagtctacaagaagaaaaataa
- the COG4 gene encoding Golgi transport complex subunit 4, translating into MIGNKLSKESSFQLNSEELKRSIEYTRADFKSAATPSDLVGLVKSIDEAISTLDNNLFSYTTINKKRLQQDITTIEALRTSKLASTIDASANLSNVFSTANDLGFNLTYKIKSLDEEIGNVNKTLKYVKDVQLLKSNISQIYYAIEHGNWESAAQCIYIINTKIPKELISGQYASVMIPSTDIPELPQNSIAKWTDQLAEVFKSQFTEAAKARDVERLTKFFQLFPLISQEEIGLTCYANFICEIINESSKNLTSTVNNIHASELKPGIFSTVTMQLFENVSMMLSQHGPLIKRHYSLTYPDALPFVIRKIQKEIDLQIGIIADTFYDARRLDKVFQDVDLYTFPVLSKRMSDTMLEHEAGLEKQRPYDETITDEILPIKSIGDLISELSSIIQSWSLYCKFVTIKYFDTRQTPQSELQVPELILNSHFTKKVKEKLLPSFKKLYDFYFRRSLEKCIVIEEMPSLEPYLHANQHQLSKSPDQVPCSSVVEDLTLILNNTLRNVLSSGNLSSVKDFATGSFKVLQQDVINGFFIKNLNDNSPKYNQSLTLITDDHIKRVTELGGVGQGGTTTSPRATSRSGTPEPNSSFFKGASSALGSVVSGSGAIVGSLQANASASGNSPRLINFIIYLNSIGVAQEYFSKIIQKIIGDSKQVGFVRSNLPFNRDSENAERILRQEFLEPFNTITGKVLNESVINLYNQSIKQKLFILIGELVTDTSNANYILYSSNQINDSSVLIKFKSNWASLTKPYLQTLHVSIWNKLLRLIIVNLANLIERKLHSALRKFQINDMGAIKLEKDLSFVINEVCQDNYHLREKFIRLTQFVLLVGMDDEEYEESNQPALKVGNEGTPMEGEENEAEDIGGINWVLTPHERNQIRQYRV; encoded by the coding sequence ATGATTGGTAATAAATTAAGCAAGGAGCTGAGTTTCCAATTAAACAGCGAGGAATTGAAACGCTCGATTGAATATACCAGGGCCGATTTCAAATCCGCAGCGACTCCCAGTGATCTCGTGGGTTTGGTTAAACTGATTGACGAGGCAATTTCTACCCTCGATAATAACTTGTTCAGCTATACGACaataaacaagaaaaggCTTCAACAGGATATAACGACCATTGAGGCACTTAGGACTAGTAAGCTCGCGTCCACAATTGATGCGTCAGCAAACCTTTCCAATGTTTTTTCCACTGCAAATGATTTGGGCTTCAATTTGACATATAAGATCAAGTCTCTAGATGAAGAGATTGGAAACGTTAACAAGACTTTGAAATACGTTAAGGATGTTCAATTACTAAAAAGCAATATTAGCCAGATATACTATGCTATAGAGCATGGTAATTGGGAATCCGCGGCACAATGCATTTATATAATCAATACAAAGATCCCCAAGGAATTAATTCTGGGGCAGTATGCTTCGGTCATGATTCCTTCAACAGACATTCCCGAATTGCCACAAAACTCTATCGCAAAATGGACGGATCAGCTTGCTGAAGTTTTTAAGTCACAGTTTACAGAAGCAGCTAAGGCTAGAGATGTCGAGCGACTAACCAAGTTCTTTCAATTATTTCCTCTCATTAGCcaagaagaaattggaCTCACTTGCTATGCCAATTTCATTTGTGAGATTATTAATGAATCGTCAAAAAATTTGACTTCAACAGTTAACAACATCCATGCTAGTGAGTTGAAGCCTGGAATATTCTCAACCGTGACAATGCAattgtttgaaaatgttTCAATGATGTTGTCCCAGCATGGGCCATTAATAAAGCGACATTACAGTTTGACTTACCCCGATGCGCTTCCATTTGTTATTAGAAAGATCCAAAAGGAAATTGACTTGCAGATCGGAATAATTGCTGATACGTTTTACGACGCGCGAAGGTTGGACAAAGTGTTTCAAGATGTGGATCTATACACGTTCCCGGTTTTGTCAAAAAGAATGTCAGACACTATGTTGGAGCATGAAGCTGGtttggaaaaacaaagaccTTACGACGAAACAATTACCGATGAGATCTTACCAATCAAATCCATTGGTGATCTCATTCTGGAATTGTCATCCATTATTCAAAGTTGGTCACTTTACTGTAAATTTGTCACTATCAAGTATTTCGATACACGTCAAACTCCGCAATCTGAATTGCAAGTTCCAGAACTCATACTCAATTCACattttaccaaaaaagtcaaagaaaaattgctTCCGTCCTTTAAAAAGTTGTAcgatttttatttccgCCGTTCTTTGGAGAAGTGTATTGTAATTGAGGAAATGCCTAGCTTGGAACCTTATTTACATGCCAATCAGCACCAGTTATCAAAGTCACCTGACCAAGTTCCTTGCTCTTCGGTAGTAGAAGATCTCACATTGATCTTGAACAATACACTTCGTAACGTGCTACTGTCGGGAAATTTACTGTCGGTTAAAGATTTTGCCACTGGGTCTTTTAAAGTTCTTCAGCAGGATGTCATTAATGgtttttttatcaaaaatCTCAATGATAACCTGCCAAAGTATAATCAGCTGTTGACATTAATTACTGATGACCATATAAAACGTGTTACCGAATTGGGTGGTGTTGGCCAGGGAGGTACAACTACCAGTCCCCGTGCTACCTCTAGAAGCGGTACTCCTGAACCAAATTCCAGTTTCTTCAAAGGGGCTTCAAGTGCACTCGGTAGTGTTGTTAGTGGATCCGGAGCCATAGTCGGTAGCTTGCAAGCAAATGCATCGGCATCAGGCAATAGTCCGAGATTAATAAATTTTATTATATACTTAAATTCTATTGGTGTGGCTCAGGAATATTTCAGCAAGATCATTCAAAAAATCATTGGCGACTCAAAACAAGTTGGATTTGTTAGGTCTAACCTTCCGTTCAACAGGGATTCTGAAAATGCCGAGCGCATTTTGCGACAGGAATTTTTGGAGCCGTTCAACACGATTACGGGAAAGGTTCTCAATGAAAGTGTGATTAATTTGTACAACCAATCGATCAAACAAAAGCTTTTCATTCTTATCGGTGAGTTGGTCACTGATACCTCAAATGCAAACTacattctttattcttcCAATCAAATCAACGACCTGTCGGTGCTTATCAAGTTCAAATCGAATTGGGCTTCACTCACAAAGCCATACTTGCAAACCTTGCATGTCTCAATCTGGAACAAATTGCTCAGATTGATAATTGTTAATTTGGCAAACTTGattgaaagaaaactaCACTCTGCGTTGAGAAAGTTCCAAATCAACGATATGGGTGCAATAAAGCTCGAAAAAGACTTGAGTTTTGTCATAAATGAAGTGTGTCAGGACAATTATCATTTGCgtgaaaaatttataaGATTGACACAATTTGTATTGCTTGTGGGAATGGATGACGAAGAGTATGAAGAAAGTAACCAACCTGCTTTGAAAGTTGGTAATGAGGGCACGCCAATGGAAGGAGAGGAAAACGAGGCAGAGGATATTGGCGGAATCAATTGGGTTCTTACACCGCATGAAAGAAACCAAATTCGCCAATATAGAGTttag
- the DEP1 gene encoding Transcriptional regulatory protein codes for MNSVTSTSVENEVKENLDNTQIADSISHKESPLTDYGTSPPNFDLQLPDFTLDGTDEVPANLERNIDDSDSLRGNDLHSSANDEKNADKHVNHDVQASFDFSSPNKEEVKEKVKSSDESAPNLVSQTDTLHKRDSYESSELSDLGDDQSEAETDKMDFLDDRDVEGLPQLTDLQALAQLTKEAELELDLVNENKDDEKNEANAQEERQEQDEKKEQNEDKEEEEEEEAKIDEKDKEDQIKVENAPYTEAFNGSKLESETVTKKRSSTEEDEEDEGNTGIKNDTPSNKKAKISAKNENYEVDNLRQSEDNTGNDRNGQESSSSSKELLIPDEDNEAEDEEDEDEDNRGQKDQSVEVIKSEDDDEAAEAEKAEEVEEVKEAEKAEEAEEAVEAEKAEKAKEVEAEEVEEVEEEAGEVEDDDEDEEEEEDDDDEEEKDLGVANTESREDEEELRLAAIKELTSIEAYFAEVRDQLYESKLKILETELDLCIQGSHPQLEKIYQRVNEIHQDSVALIDCNLKYKLRCIDRETKATRTSIHQDFLKNLMNVNQGLITKTTTKWYRINKERNQLDQLVENYNFSAIPEKSTGMSPLEVSSAMDNGTPKLKKTLKQNIIVELVQQRNNLNEQLGILNGLVEFYGFPSAINSSMENTDEQASKELLLRKASPEEINEDLKAMGILT; via the coding sequence ATGAATTCTGTTACGTCAACTTCAGTTGAAAACGAGGTTAAGGAAAATTTAGATAACACCCAAATTGCGGACTCAATATCACATAAAGAGTCTCCGCTCACAGATTATGGGACATCGCCGCCTAATTTTGATCTTCAACTTCCAGATTTTACCTTGGATGGCACTGATGAAGTTCCCGCTAATTTGGAAAGGAATATAGATGACAGTGATTCTTTGCGGGGGAATGATTTGCACAGTAGTGcaaatgatgaaaagaatgCTGATAAGCATGTCAACCATGATGTCCAAGCGTCTTTCGACTTTAGCAGCCctaataaagaagaagtcaaagaaaaagttaaaTCGTCAGATGAGCTGGCGCCAAATTTAGTAAGCCAAACCGATACACTTCATAAGAGAGATAGTTATGAGAGTTCTGAATTAAGTGATCTTGGCGATGACCAATCTGAGGCAGAAACAGACAAGATGGATTTCTTGGATGATCGCGATGTCGAGGGGCTCCCGCAACTTACAGACCTACAAGCATTGGCACAGCTTACTAAGGAAGCCGAACTTGAATTGGATCTtgtaaatgaaaataaggatgatgaaaagaatgaagCAAATGCACAAGAAGAACGGCAAGAACaggatgaaaagaaagaacaaaatgaggataaagaggaagaagaagaagaagaagccaAAATAGATGAAAAGGACAAAGAGGATCAGATCAAGGTTGAGAATGCTCCCTACACAGAGGCATTCAACGGATCAAAGTTAGAGTCAGAGACagtaacaaaaaagagatcGCTGACGGAGGAGGATGAGGAAGATGAGGGAAATACTGGGATCAAAAACGATACACCATCGAATAAAAAGGCAAAGATTCTGGCCAAGAATGAAAATTACGAGGTTGATAACTTGAGGCAATCTGAAGATAACACCGGAAATGATAGAAATGGACAagaatcatcatcatcatcgaaAGAATTGTTAATACCTGACGAGGACAATGAAGCAGAGGATGAagaggatgaggatgaggatAACCGAGGTCAAAAAGATCAACTGGTCGAGGTAATAAAGCtggaagatgatgatgaagcagcagaagcagaGAAAGCAGAGGAAGTAGAGGAAGTAAAGGAAGCGGaaaaagcagaagaagcagaagaagctgtagaagcagaaaaagcagaaaaagcaaaagaagtagaagcTGAAGAGGTAGAAGaggtagaagaagaagcggGAGAGGTAGAggatgatgacgaagacgaagaagaagaagaagatgatgatgatgaagaagaaaaagatttggGTGTTGCTAATACAGAGAGTAGAGAGGACGAAGAGGAACTCCGATTGGCTGCAATTAAGGAGCTAACGTCCATAGAAGCCTACTTTGCTGAAGTTCGTGATCAATTATACGAGagcaaattaaaaattctTGAAACTGAGTTGGATCTTTGCATACAAGGTCTGCACCCCCAACTAGAGAAAATCTACCAAAGGGTCAATGAGATCCACCAGGATTCGGTGGCGTTGATTGACTGTAACTTGAAATATAAACTACGATGTATCGATcgagaaacaaaagcaacacGAACATCGATCCATCAAGATTTCCTCAAAAACCTCATGAATGTGAATCAGGGTCTAATAACAAAGACCACCACTAAATGGTATAGGATCAACAAGGAACGAAATCAACTAGATCAACTAGTCGAAAATTACAACTTTTCTGCTATACCGGAAAAAAGTACGGGAATGCTGCCACTTGAAGTGTCATCAGCTATGGATAACGGTACACCAAAACTAAAGAAAAcattgaaacaaaacattatTGTTGAGTTAGTTCAGCAGAGAAACAATCTTAACGAGCAATTGGGTATTTTGAATGGCTTGGTCGAGTTTTATGGGTTTCCGTCGGCTATCAATCTGAGTATGGAAAACACGGACGAGCAAGCATCTAAGGAGTTACTACTAAGAAAAGCATCACCTGAAGAGATAAATGAAGATTTAAAGGCAATGGGGATTTTGACATAA
- the NOP12 gene encoding Nucleolar protein 12 (BUSCO:EOG09264IQ7) yields the protein MFASLFGKSKSHDSSMDKLFANAADGPVTREQITIKPRTIIEIPSERSSRKRAAEDLDINENERLSDDNVAQNDENENENENENKDSKMTKQILQGDVTLKSKKSRKNKDENEDLEAQYFQAILKEDKDDNTSAKTVDEVESDQLDSKSKSLDGQNVSTAAKKSKEDDGRNDRTVFVGNVPNQVITSKSVAKSFKRLFKEHGKIDSIRFRSIAFSDQLPKKVSYVKKNLHESRDSVNAYVVFVEPKDSLKAAKALNATVFEDHHLRVDHVGEPAPKDNKRTIFVGNLDFEEKEENLWKFFNEKLDGDVESVRIVRDSVTNMGKGFALVQFKDSLSVNKALLLNDKPMNTTSGDKKARKLRISRAKYERKPVSFAGGKNGSSNISKKGGALQKKQQRASMRRAPTDMPLEGERSKKGQKVKNGKVKKPRIRERSTKFKNERNSMTKERTKPSK from the coding sequence ATGTTTGCTTCATTGTTTGGAAAAAGTAAACTGCATGATCTGTCCATGGACAAATTGTTTGCAAACGCAGCTGATGGACCAGTCACTAGAGAACAAATTACTATTAAGCCGAGAACGATAATCGAGATCCCTTCTGAAAGAAGTAGTAGAAAGAGAGCAGCTGAAGATCTTGAcataaatgaaaatgaaagattGAGTGATGATAACGTGGCACAGAATGacgaaaatgaaaatgaaaatgaaaatgaaaacaaggACAGCAAGATGACGAAGCAAATTTTGCAGGGTGATGTGACCttgaagagcaaaaaaagcagaaaaaataaGGACGAAAATGAAGACCTTGAGGCTCAATACTTCCAAGCAATTTTGAAAGAGGACAAGGATGACAACACGAGTGCAAAAACTGTTGACGAAGTTGAATCAGACCAACTTGACTCCAAAAGCAAATCGCTTGATGGCCAAAACGTTtcaactgctgctaaaaagctgaaagaagatgatggcAGAAATGACAGAACAGTGTTTGTGGGAAATGTTCCTAACCAAGTAATAACGTCAAAATCTGTAGCCAAAAGCTTCAAAAGACTTTTCAAAGAGCATGGGAAAATAGATTCCATTAGGTTTAGATCAATTGCATTTTCCGACCAACtaccaaaaaaagtttCTTACGTCAAAAAGAACTTGCACGAATCACGAGACTCGGTTAATGCttatgttgtttttgttgaacCCAAGGACTCATTAAAAGCAGCTAAAGCATTAAACGCAACAGTGTTTGAAGATCACCACCTTCGTGTTGATCACGTTGGCGAGCCAGCGCCCAAGGATAACAAACGTACCATTTTCGTTGGTAACCTTGATtttgaagagaaagaggaaaactTGTGGAAATTCTTTAATGAAAAACttgatggtgatgttgAATCAGTGCGTATTGTGCGAGATTCCGTAACCAATATGGGTAAAGGTTTTGCCTTGGTTCAGTTTAAGGACTCTTTATCGGTGAACAAGGCATTGCTTTTGAATGACAAGCCAATGAACACTACTTCTGGTGATAAAAAAGCGCGCAAGTTGCGTATACTGAGAGCCAAGTATGAAAGGAAACCGGTATCATTTGCTGGTGGTAAAAACGGTAGCAGTAACATCAGTAAAAAAGGCGGTGCGcttcaaaagaaacaacaaagagcACTGATGAGAAGAGCTCCAACAGATATGCCTCTTGAAGGAGAGAGACTGAAAAAGGGacaaaaagtgaaaaatgGTAAAGTCAAAAAGCCACGTATTAGAGAAAGATCGACAAAGTTTAAAAATGAGCGGAACTCGATGACAAAGGAGAGGACAAAGCCATCAAagtaa
- the RPL33A gene encoding 60S ribosomal protein L33A: protein MAESHRLYVKGKHISYQRSKNVTNPKVSLIQIEGVASPQDAKFYLGKRIAYVYRAQKEIRGSKIRVIWGKVARTHGNNGLVRANFKKNLPPKTFGASVRVMLYPSNI from the exons ATGGCTGAATCACACAGAC tTTACGTTAAGGGAAAGCACATCTCTTACCAAAGATCCAAGAACGTCACCAACCCAAAGGTCTCATTGATCCAAATTGAAGGTGTTGCATCTCCACAAGATGCTAAATTCTACCTTGGTAAAAGAATTGCTTACGTCTACAGAGCTCAAAAGGAGATCAGAGGTTCTAAGATCAGAGTTATCTGGGGTAAAGTCGCCAGAACTCACGGTAACAACGGTTTAGTCAGAGCTAACTTCAAGAAGAACTTGCCACCAAAGACCTTCGGTGCTTCTGTTAGAGTCATGTTGTACCCATCAAACATCTAA